Proteins encoded together in one Miscanthus floridulus cultivar M001 chromosome 16, ASM1932011v1, whole genome shotgun sequence window:
- the LOC136513637 gene encoding rho GDP-dissociation inhibitor 1-like — MDDKEKEKEKVKEKHADGIDVVEEEEDEEGNKRIVVLGPQVPLKEQLELDKDDESLRRWKQQLLGQVDTEQLGETAEPEVKVLNLTILSPGRSDLVLPIPFQADDKGYAFALKDGSPYSFRFSFIVSNNIVSGLKYTNTVWKTGVKVENQKMMLGTFSPQLEPYVYEGEEENTPAGIFARGSYSAKLKFVDDDGKCYLEMSYYFEIRKEWPAGTQ, encoded by the exons ATGGACGAtaaggagaaagagaaagagaaggtgaaggagaagcacGCCGACGGGATCGACGTtgtggaggaagaagaggacgaagAAGGTAACAAGCGCATTGTCGTGCTTGGCCCCCAGGTCCCCCTCAAGGAACAGCTCGAGCTCGACAAG GACGATGAGAGCCTAAGGAGGTGGAAGCAGCAACTCCTTGGGCAAGTCGACACAGAGCAGCTGGGAG AAACCGCGGAACCAGAGGTTAAGGTGCTGAACCTGACAATCCTTTCACCTGGCAGATCGGATCTGGTCCTTCCGATCCCATTCCAGGCGGACGATAAGGGCTATGCATTTGCTCTCAAGGATGGCAGCCCCTACAGCTTCCGTTTCTCCTTCATCGTCTCCAACAACATCGTGTCAGGCCTGAAGTACACCAACACTGTCTGGAAAACTGGAGTAAAAG TGGAGAACCAGAAGATGATGCTGGGGACATTCAGCCCCCAGTTAGAGCCCTATGTCTATGAGGGCGAAGAAGAGAACACCCCTGCTGGCATTTTTGCAAGAGGTTCTTATTCTGCTAAATTAAAG TTTGTTGATGATGATGGCAAGTGCTACTTGGAGATGAGTTACTACTTTGAGATTAGAAAGGAGTGGCCAGCAGGAACCCAATGA